Proteins encoded in a region of the Ornithodoros turicata isolate Travis chromosome 3, ASM3712646v1, whole genome shotgun sequence genome:
- the LOC135388791 gene encoding neprilysin-like — MHLFCSLWAESGAMDDMEHFGTPDRMETPATLEGNFNATNDTYEPQGTSDKCYAILGLVLVFVLLLAMAAAVWVITQSKGKTSDDDTVSPSAGHITLPKFTPELKFPANDYEDYEDKESIPGTSERSLPTTTTTTSTTTSTTSTTTSTTTSTTTSPRPGDDESVKICETKDCRTIRRLIEDAVDMDRDPCDNFYAFVCGRIKQLRYRLYKEGGVINYFAGKNLLAIQKSLEEARIPGSGQTGFEKSAALYQHCIEAEETTSATVAKDFLTRRGLTIHDTGNVPFRPVDVMVEFIFEIDIPLILEVIPREREPPVLQYSEMAYGWAVQTRNRSEGVSTVLSAIYSTHIDDILVKNVTDAEDKVWYKPLYRGNNVVLLKKLWDLFLDDDALSSDWQTSLQRHTSTGIQNMEVNVLDNTIIFVQLLFGKNATVTEHEMRLYFSWKCASYLYFASLFSIKEDYAGQCLAMTLGAFEHAAGSRVMFAALTNERTEAIKMMTDSIIDELKNSFRNSSWLDDEAREGAVEKISLMKFNFGFLPRFKTKEKIDSFYTDLSDLKGPFLSDWLNVKRHSTKTLWKGVETGYAEYARETVAIVPHNLPNGVYYASRNVVTLTGQFMMMPFFIPEAPPEVNYGALGFGITHEMMHGFDNLGQYFDGNGVQTPWFEKSRNEFQYRTFCLENKIEHAPKARYDYREYIYEYQADNLGSMSLLRAYQNAAKKSNVSLGNVKGLTRDQVFYVAGSLMWCDNDPDPSTYTGHPPNDERRNVPYMNSVHFSKTFSCRENSPMNPTEKCVFW; from the exons ATGCATCTGTTCTGTTCGCTCTGGGCAGAAAGTGGAGCGATGGACGATATGGAACATTTTGGCACACCTGATCGGATGGAAACTCCTGCGACGCTGGAAGGCAACTTCAACGCAACGAAC GACACCTATGAACCACAAGGAACGAGCGATAAATGTTACGCTATACTGGGTCTGGTGTTAGTCTTCGTACTCTTGCTGGCCATGGCAGCAGCGGTCTGGGTCATCACGCAAAGCAAAGGAAAAACATCTGATGACGACACTGTTTCCCCATCAGCTGGACACATCACGCTCCCAAAATTCACACCCGAACTTAAATTTCCCGCGAATGACTACGAAGACTACGAAGACAAAGAAAGTATTCCGGGAACATCAGAGCGTTCACTgccaacgacgacgacgacgacatcgACGACGACATCGACGACATCGACGACGACATCGACGACGACATCGACGACGACATCCCCCAGACCTGGCGACGACGAGTCTGTGAAGATATGCGAAACAAAAGATTGCCGCACAATCCGCCGGTTAATCGAAGACGCTGTGGACATGGACAGAGATCCCTGCGATAATTTCTACGCTTTCGTATGCGGACGAATCAAGCAGCTGAGGTATCGCTTGTACAAGGAGGGTGGCGTCATCAATTATTTCGCTGGGAAAAATCTCCTCGCCATACAGAAAAGTTTGGAAGAAGCTAGAATCCCGGGGAGCGGGCAAACCGGATTCGAAAAATCTGCGGCACTCTATCAGCACTGCATAGAAGCAGAGGAAACGACGTCTGCGACTGTCGCAAAAGATTTCCTGACGCGGCGCGGACTAACTATTCATGATACCGGAAACGTGCCATTTCGACCAGTGGACGTTATGGTAGAATTTATATTTGAAATTGATATTCCACTAATACTTGAAGTCATACCGAGAGAGCGGGAGCCGCCGGTGCTTCAATACAGTGAAATGGCTTATGGCTGGGCGGTCCAGACGCGGAACCGGTCGGAAGGAGTGTCTACCGTACTATCAGCAATATACTCGACGCACATCGACGACATCCTCGTTAAAAATGTTACGGATGCTGAGGATAAGGTATGGTACAAGCCGCTGTACAGGGGCAATAATGTGGTGTTGCTAAAGAAGCTCTGGGATCTCTTCCTCGATGACGACGCTCTGTCGTCAGACTGGCAAACATCTCTTCAACGGCATACATCCACTGGGATACAGAACATGGAAGTAAATGTCCTAGACAACACAATTATATTTGTCCAACTACTATTCGGAAAAAACGCAACAGTCACAGAACATGAAATGCGCTTGTACTTCTCTTGGAAATGTGCATCTTACCTGTACTTTGCCTCGTTATTCAGCATTAAGGAAGACTATGCCGGTCAGTGCCTGGCAATGACCTTGGGTGCTTTTGAGCACGCCGCTGGCTCTCGAGTGATGTTCGCAGCGCTGACCAACGAAAGGACTGAGGCCATCAAGATGATGACTGACAGTATCATCGACGAACTTAAGAATTCATTCAGAAACTCCTCGTGGCTGGACGACGAAGCCCGCGAAGGGGCTGTGGAAAAGATCTCTTTGATGAAGTTTAATTTCGGCTTCCTGCCGAGATTCAAGACGAAGGAAAAAATCGATTCATTCTACACGGACCTCTCCGACCTCAAGGGACCTTTCCTCTCTGACTGGTTGAACGTCAAAAGGCACTCGACCAAAACGCTCTGGAAAGGTGTTGAGACTGGTTACGCGGAGTACGCTCGTGAAACCGTCGCTATAGTCCCGCACAACCTACCAAATGGCGTGTACTATGCGTCACGGAATGTGGTTACACTAACTGGGCAATTCATGATGATGCCGTTCTTTATTCCTGAAGCTCCGCCAGAGGTTAACTATGGCGCACTGGGCTTCGGTATCACGCATGAAATGATGCACGGCTTTGACAACCTTGGTCAATACTTCGACGGCAATGGCGTTCAGACACCGTGGTTTGAAAAGAGCCGCAATGAGTTTCAATACCGGACCTTTTGCCTCGAGAATAAAATCGAGCATGCTCCGAAAGCCAGGTATGATTATCGCGAATACATTTACGAATATCAGGCAGACAACCTTGGGTCTATGTCCCTCTTGAGGGCGTACCAGAATGCTGCGAAGAAGTCAAATGTATCTCTAGGGAACGTAAAAGGCTTGACACGGGATCAAGTGTTTTACGTTGCCGGTTCGCTCATGTGGTGCGACAATGATCCTGATCCGTCCACCTACACGGGTCATCCACCGAATGATGAGAGGAGGAACGTACCTTACATGAACTCTGTTCACTTCAGCAAAACTTTCTCTTGCCGTGAAAATTCACCAATGAATCCAACGGAGAAATGCGTCTTCTGGTAA